One Alnus glutinosa chromosome 3, dhAlnGlut1.1, whole genome shotgun sequence genomic region harbors:
- the LOC133862336 gene encoding transketolase, chloroplastic → MASTSSLTLSQALLARAISHHHGSNSSSSSSLSTLSMPTFSGLKSSPAKPSTRFLHRSRRSAVSSRPVRASVAEPATVDKTTDTSLVEKSVNSIRFLAIDAVEKANSGHPGLPMGCAPMGHILYDEVMRYNPKNPYWFNRDRFVLSAGHGCMLQYALLHLAGYDSVQEDDLKNFRQWESRTPGHPENFETPGVEVTTGPLGQGIANAVGLALAEKHLAARFNKPDSEIVDHYTYVILGDGCQMEGISNEASSLAAHWGLGKLIAFYDDNHISIDGDTEIAFTENVDTRFEGLGWHVIWVKNGNNGYDEIRAAIKEAKAVKDKPTLIKVTTTIGFGSPNKANSYSVHGSALGAKEVDATRKNLAWPYEPFHVPEDVKKHWSRHVPKGSALEAEWNAKFASYEKKYKEEAAELKSIIRGELPAGWEKALPTYTPESPADATRNLSQQCLNALAKVLPGFLGGSADLASSNMTLLKMFGDFQKGTPEERNLRFGVREHGMGAICNGIVLHSPGLIPYCATFFVFTDYMRAAIRISALSEAGVIYVMTHDSIGLGEDGPTHQPIEHLASFRAMPNILMLRPADGNETAGAYKVAVSNRKRPSILALSRQKLPQLAGTSVEGVEKGGYIVSDNSSGNKPDVILIGTGSELEIAYKAGEELRKEGKAVRVVSFVSWELFDEQSDAYKESVLPAAVSARVSIEAGSTFGWEKIVGSKGKAIGIDRFGASAPAGKIYKEFGLTVEAVIAAAKKV, encoded by the exons ATGGCTTCCACTTCGTCTCTGACGCTCTCACAAGCCCTCCTAGCCAGAGCCATTTCCCACCACCATGGCTCCAATTCATCCTCGTCCTCCTCCCTCTCCACGCTCTCTATGCCCACCTTCTCGGGCCTTAAATCCTCGCCCGCTAAGCCGTCGACCCGGTTCCTCCACCGCAGCCGCCGATCTGCAGTGTCCAGCCGCCCGGTACGAGCCTCCGTTGCCGAGCCCGCCACCGTGGACAAGACCACCGATACCTCCCTGGTGGAGAAGTCCGTGAACTCGATCCGGTTCCTGGCGATCGACGCCGTGGAGAAGGCCAACTCGGGTCACCCTGGTCTGCCCATGGGGTGCGCTCCGATGGGTCACATCTTGTACGACGAGGTCATGAGGTACAACCCCAAGAACCCATACTGGTTCAACCGCGACCGCTTCGTCCTCTCCGCCGGCCATGGCTGCATGCTCCAGTACGCTCTGCTCCACCTCGCTGGCTACGATAGTGTCCAG GAGGACGACTTGAAGAATTTCCGTCAATGGGAAAGCAGAACACCTGGACACCCCGAGAACTTTGAGACTCCTGGTGTTGAAGTCACAACTG GTCCTCTTGGGCAGGGTATTGCCAATGCTGTTGGTCTGGCTCTTGCTGAGAAACACTTGGCTGCTCGTTTCAACAAGCCCGACAGTGAGATCGTCGACCATTACAC ATATGTTATATTGGGAGATGGTTGCCAAATGGAGGGGATTTCAAATGAAGCTTCTTCCCTTGCCGCTCACTGGGGACTTGGGAAGTTGATTGCTTTCTATGATGACAACCACATCTCTATTGACGGTGACACGGAGATTGCATTCACTGAGAATGTTGACACCCGTTTTGAGGGCCTTGGGTGGCACGTTATCTGGGTGAAGAATGGCAACAATGGCTATGATGAGATTCGTGCTGCCATTAAGGAAGCAAAGGCTGTGAAAGACAAGCCCACTTTGATCAAG GTGACGACAACAATTGGTTTTGGGTCTCCAAATAAGGCAAACTCATACAGTGTACATGGAAGTGCACTGGGTGCCAAGGAAGTGGATGCTACTAGGAAGAACCTTGCATGGCCATATGAGCCTTTCCATGTACCTGAGGATGTTAAAAA GCATTGGAGTCGCCATGTTCCCAAGGGTTCTGCTCTTGAAGCTGAATGGAATGCCAAGTTTGCTTCATATGAGAAGAAGTACAAAGAGGAAGCTGCGGAGCTCAAGTCTATCATTAGGGGTGAACTCCCCGCTGGCTGGGAGAAAGCACTTCCT ACGTACACTCCAGAGAGCCCAGCTGATGCTACCAGAAATCTCTCTCAACAATGCCTTAATGCCCTTGCAAAAGTTCTCCCTGGTTTTCTTGGTGGCAGTGCTGACCTTGCTTCTTCCAACATGACATTGTTGAAAATGTTTGGGGACTTCCAAAAGGGCACGCCAGAAGAACGCAATCTTAGGTTTGGTGTTAGAGAGCATGGCATGGGAGCCATTTGCAACGGCATTGTACTTCACAGCCCTGGGCTGATTCCATACTGTGCCACTTTCTTTGTTTTCACTGACTACATGAGAGCAGCTATCAGGATTTCCGCCTTAAGTGAAGCTGGAGTTATCTATGTTATGACCCATGATTCAATTGGACTTGGAGAAGATGGCCCAACCCATCAGCCAATAGAGCACCTGGCAAGTTTCCGGGCAATGCCCAACATATTGATGCTCCGTCCAGCTGATGGAAATGAGACTGCGGGAGCATACAAGGTTGCTGTCAGTAACAGGAAGAGACCCTCCATCCTTGCCCTCTCTCGGCAAAAACTTCCCCAGCTTGCTGGAACTTCTGTTGAAGGAGTTGAAAAGGGTGGCTATATTGTTTCAGACAATTCTTCTGGTAACAAGCCAGATGTTATTTTGATTGGAACTGGTTCTGAACTGGAAATTGCTTACAAAGCTGGTGAGGAACTGAGAAAGGAAGGGAAGGCTGTTAGAGTTGTTTCCTTTGTTTCTTGGGAGCTCTTTGATGAGCAATCAGACGCCTATAAGGAAAGTGTTTTGCCAGCAGCTGTGTCAGCTAGGGTTAGCATTGAGGCTGGATCAACATTTGGGTGGGAGAAGATTGTCGGAAGCAAGGGTAAGGCAATAGGAATTGACCGGTTTGGGGCAAGTGCTCCGGCAGGGAAAATATACAAGGAGTTTGGTCTTACAGTAGAAGCTGTTATTGCAGCAGCCAAAAAAGTTTGA